The Osmerus eperlanus chromosome 9, fOsmEpe2.1, whole genome shotgun sequence genomic sequence TAGAGGCTTTCAAAGTCAGTCACCCATCTTGCCAGCCAGATAGTCCTCCAGATTTGCACACATAAGTCGACTGCTGCTCACAGGAGGGAACCAATTGTCAAACTTTCTTATTCCCACCTtaataaaatgttttgttaaaAATATTCTGGCATCTGTGatgtattttcaaatgacaatcTGCTGGTTAAAAATAATTTATTACAGTTTTGTGGAATCAATTTAAACTCTTTCCTCCATATGTAAAACTTGCAAATGACTGATGAGTAAATTAGTGAGATAACAGTGTGAATATGAACATGAGTGAAGCATGCAAATTATTTATTGTGCAAAAGTCCCAAATATCCTAAACCAGCACGTGTTCAGTTCATTTTCTGGGGAAAGCAGTTGACAACGCTGACAGTAAGTCGGTTTGTAAAATAGCTGGATTTCAGCTTCCATATACATTAACCAAAtattcaatacaaaaaaaaggttTAACTCAACCTGGGAAACAAAAGAATCTCAAGCACGAAAAACATGCATTCGTTGATGTGCCTTGTGCCTGCATTAGTGTCAGTACCCACTAAAGAAAAACGTTAGGGTTCTAAGTAAGATCCAaccaacagagagaaaaagcacTGACGGGCAACATCCCCCCCTGAAAGGAGGATTTGCACACTTGCTCCATTTGCAAGTGTGCAAATGGAGCCAATTAAAAGACGGGATAGCGACCACAACAACCACACGTGTGCAGATCACGTAAACACCACCAACGAGCAGCATGAGTCATGTGACTCAGTCACAGTGCGTCTTGAACGATCACACGGGAATCTAACGCCTgcttttcccctcctctgcgtCTTCCACCACGTCCTCCCAAATCCTCCAGAAACGCACTAGCCTGGCTAGGTTTGTCATCGTGTCATCTTCACTGCCTGAGAACCTGACTCTCACCGACGGGGATCTCCAGAGTACATTTGACGGTGTCGTTGTAGAAGTTTCCGGCGCAGTCGGATCCTCCGAACACCAGGAGTGTACAGCAGAGGCTCCCATACGCTCCATGCTTCCATTTCTTAGCGTCCGtgagcccagagccccccagggGAAGCAGGCAGTGCCCGGCGCGAGGCTTGGAGCAGAGCACAGGAGACGTCAACGAACTCCACATACTGGTCTCTGGAGAAcacatgagggagggatgatttTTCATTAGTATTGGAAGCAGTGAGCTTTCAATgccacacccacccagacacacatttGTTCAATCAAATAATATTTAAACAGCCACATCTTCAGTTATTTGCTTTAGTTATCAAGCTGTCCcagccacatttgaaaacaaaccggcACCTCAGTATCAGGCTCTCTATAAGCTCCAGCAGGGTCTCCTGAGTGAGAAACCTGATGTGTAGAGAATCCTCACCTACGTTGAAGACATGGATGTCCTGCAGGGCACCAATTGAACTGCAGCCGCCACTGACCAGCATTCTGTTGTCTGACaccgggagggcagcgtggaatCTGATtggacgcatgcacacacattaggACAGAACCAAGACATTCTGTACTCACATCCTCAGGATATGTAAAACCGGAAACAGATTGTGGCTTTGCAATAGCATCCATCGGGGTTCAGTGAATTTGCTCACCCTCTAGGCAGTGGTGGCATGTTCCCAGATTTCACAGCTGTGTACTCCATGAAACCTATTTCAcccaaatgaagaaaaaaaaaatcatatgtAGCAGTGAAAATGAAGACTGGACGCAGCCTTGCCACCTTACCAAGATCCAAAAAGTGGAGGTCATTTAGGAAGGTGGCAGTCTTCCGGCCACCAAAGATGATCAAGTTGTTTGACAACAAGATAGTCGAGTGTCtgttgggggggaaaaaagattGCAAGAGCTTCCGATACAGTAAGGACACAGGCTTTATCCACACATAGTATTCCAGGTAAGGTTGAAGAGACACTGACCCAAACCTGGGCAGTGGTCGGTCTCCCTCTACAATGGGTTGGTACCACAGCTCAAATTCTGGGTTGTAGATGTACAATGCGTTACTGCAGGCCCTGCCACCAGCCCCGCGACTGGGGTGAACTCCCCCAAATACATACAGCTCCTTCTTGTAAAAAGCAGCAGAGTGATATGCCAACATCGGAACGTTGCCTCTTGCCTAACGGAGGAAAAGTAATGAAAAAGTAATTTCATTGACTGAAACAAAAACACGTTAAATACTTTATGAGGAAATAAAGCCTAGGTTTGGTTTAGGGAACGAGCATCTAAAGGAAGGACGTTAACCCACAGTGACAAGCCTCCACTTCCAGGTCAGCGTGTCCAGGATGTAGAGGTCACTAAAGCGCTGCCCCTCCCTCAAACCCCCGTACACGTACACAGACCTGGACCCTGGGTCATAAGAGGCAGAATGCCCGCGGGCGCAGGGGGGCACAGTGCCAGAGGAAGAGGGGTTCATTGGGAACCAGAAGTCGTTGTCTGTGTGCGGAGAGGGAATCCTGCATTAAAATGAATCGAACCAAAACAACCAACGTGATTCTAATCTAAAATCTATTCCCACATAAGGGTTGTTTGTAGTTTGGTGTCGCCGTACCCATTTCTAGTTTCCATAGGGAGTCCTTGCAGTGGGTCTGGTCTGAAGATTCCCCTCCGATGACAACAGCCGTTTCTGCATCACTCTGACACATGGTGTGGCACCAGCGCTCTGATGGATGAACTGAGAAGTATGGAAGTCAATCAGTGACAATATTCTTGCATAGAAATATACCAAAATATCACCGGAGCCCAGCTTTCAGGTTCAGAATTGgtgctccctgtgtgtgtgtgtaccatgttgTATATAAGAGGGTTTGTGGTGACCTGCTGCTCTGCACTTCTCCTTTATCTTCACAGTCTCCTCCTCACTGCCTGTTCTGGACACCTTCCT encodes the following:
- the zgc:163014 gene encoding uncharacterized protein zgc:163014 isoform X2, whose product is MGRINFFVLWSLREAPRQFISKSNRRCHQVQMPLPLPQQLVVFGLGEWRSNETIILVDVMVSQDVKPQRIGTLTSQTRCLIWEGEWNPELVTEASDMNRRGVYGKIILSVCGEDKSNDSTLLGTSKHSTSDMQSIADVSQTLLKDSGSIQLEDSVCYAELKANKPEYHDSTLLRKPTIGKPTAWPTDKTQCRTVIGKRGRFPWSSEDLGGLQEDTGQASIRKKRKVSRTGSEEETVKIKEKCRAAVHPSERWCHTMCQSDAETAVVIGGESSDQTHCKDSLWKLEMDNDFWFPMNPSSSGTVPPCARGHSASYDPGSRSVYVYGGLREGQRFSDLYILDTLTWKWRLVTARGNVPMLAYHSAAFYKKELYVFGGVHPSRGAGGRACSNALYIYNPEFELWYQPIVEGDRPLPRFGHSTILLSNNLIIFGGRKTATFLNDLHFLDLGFMEYTAVKSGNMPPLPRGFHAALPVSDNRMLVSGGCSSIGALQDIHVFNVETSMWSSLTSPVLCSKPRAGHCLLPLGGSGLTDAKKWKHGAYGSLCCTLLVFGGSDCAGNFYNDTVKCTLEIPVGESQVLRQ
- the zgc:163014 gene encoding uncharacterized protein zgc:163014 isoform X1, yielding MGRINFFVLWSLREAPRQFISKSNRRCHQVQMPLPLPQQLVVFGLGEWRSNETIILVDVMVSQDVKPQRIGTLTSQTRCLIWEGEWNPELVTEASDMNRRGVYGKIILSVCGEDKSNDSTLLGTSKHSTSDMQSIADVSQTLLKDSGSIQITPNSSQLEDSVCYAELKANKPEYHDSTLLRKPTIGKPTAWPTDKTQCRTVIGKRGRFPWSSEDLGGLQEDTGQASIRKKRKVSRTGSEEETVKIKEKCRAAVHPSERWCHTMCQSDAETAVVIGGESSDQTHCKDSLWKLEMDNDFWFPMNPSSSGTVPPCARGHSASYDPGSRSVYVYGGLREGQRFSDLYILDTLTWKWRLVTARGNVPMLAYHSAAFYKKELYVFGGVHPSRGAGGRACSNALYIYNPEFELWYQPIVEGDRPLPRFGHSTILLSNNLIIFGGRKTATFLNDLHFLDLGFMEYTAVKSGNMPPLPRGFHAALPVSDNRMLVSGGCSSIGALQDIHVFNVETSMWSSLTSPVLCSKPRAGHCLLPLGGSGLTDAKKWKHGAYGSLCCTLLVFGGSDCAGNFYNDTVKCTLEIPVGESQVLRQ
- the zgc:163014 gene encoding uncharacterized protein zgc:163014 isoform X3, which gives rise to MGRINFFVLWSLREAPRQFISKSNRRCHQVQMPLPLPQQLVVFGLGEWRSNETIILVDVMVSQDVKPQRIGTLTSQTRCLIWEGEWNPELVTEASDMNRRGVYGKIILSVCGEDKSNDSTLLGTSKHSTSDMQSIADVSQTLLKDSGSIQITPNSSQLEDSVCYAELKANKPEYHDSTLLRKPTIGKPTAWPTDKTQCRTVIGKRGRFPWSSEDLGGLQEDTGQASIRKKRKVSRTGSEEETVKIKEKCRAAVHPSERWCHTMCQSDAETAVVIGGESSDQTHCKDSLWKLEMDNDFWFPMNPSSSGTVPPCARGHSASYDPGSRSVYVYGGLREGQRFSDLYILDTLTWKWRLVTARGNVPMLAYHSAAFYKKELYVFGGVHPSRGAGGRACSNALYIYNPEFELWYQPIVEGDRPLPRFGHSTILLSNNLIIFGGRKTATFLNDLHFLDLGFMEYTAVKSGNMPPLPRGFHAALPVSDNRMLVSGGCSSIGALQDIHVFNVASRRALPASPGGLWAHGR